One Acutalibacter muris DNA window includes the following coding sequences:
- the rbsK gene encoding ribokinase yields the protein MKKVLVIGSINCDYVINVPKMPETGETLLCGGYELAPGGKGANQAYALAKLGGKVAMLGAVGDDGPGEKLLGNLRAVGVDVSEIMTLPGESTGTAFIFVDSAGSNSILVSQGANLRVNEEYIKKHDRRFRECDIVVLQLEIPLDTVLYCARRAKELQKTVILDPAPARADIPRELYRCVDYIKPNEVELGMLLEDSKARNHLEESTAVLQSWGVKNVVVTMGDKGAFLRDEAGRTRNFPPVTGLQVVDTTAAGDSFTAALAYGLSEGRGLRDALELAIYVSGLVVTRRGAQTSIPGRERVKEFMARNK from the coding sequence GTGAAAAAAGTTCTAGTAATAGGCAGCATTAACTGTGACTACGTGATAAACGTCCCCAAAATGCCCGAAACAGGGGAGACCCTGCTCTGCGGCGGTTATGAGCTGGCACCCGGAGGTAAGGGGGCCAATCAGGCCTACGCTCTCGCCAAGCTGGGCGGCAAGGTGGCCATGCTGGGAGCTGTAGGAGACGACGGGCCGGGTGAGAAACTTCTTGGGAATCTCCGAGCGGTGGGGGTAGATGTTTCAGAGATTATGACCCTCCCGGGAGAGAGCACCGGCACGGCATTTATATTTGTGGACAGCGCCGGCTCCAACAGCATCCTCGTTTCCCAGGGGGCCAACCTCCGGGTAAACGAGGAGTATATCAAGAAGCATGATAGAAGGTTCAGGGAATGCGATATAGTGGTGCTGCAACTGGAGATACCTCTGGACACGGTGCTGTATTGCGCCAGGCGGGCAAAGGAGCTTCAAAAGACGGTGATACTGGACCCTGCCCCTGCCCGGGCGGACATACCAAGGGAACTCTATCGGTGTGTGGACTATATCAAGCCTAACGAGGTGGAGCTGGGTATGCTTCTGGAGGACAGCAAGGCTCGTAATCATCTGGAGGAGTCCACAGCGGTTTTACAGAGCTGGGGAGTAAAGAACGTGGTGGTGACTATGGGGGATAAGGGGGCGTTCCTCCGGGACGAAGCCGGACGGACCCGGAATTTTCCGCCTGTCACCGGCTTGCAGGTGGTAGATACAACTGCCGCCGGTGACAGCTTCACCGCCGCCTTGGCCTATGGGCTCTCAGAGGGGAGAGGGCTCCGGGACGCACTGGAGCTTGCCATATACGTATCGGGGCTCGTGGTGACCCGGCGGGGAGCCCAAACCTCCATACCTGGGAGGGAGAGGGTTAAAGAGTTCATGGCGCGGAACAAATAG
- a CDS encoding gamma-glutamyl-gamma-aminobutyrate hydrolase family protein, with translation MKKIYIYGDREKRQNYVEAIEACGAQVLVSLDTHEAEHCDALLLPGGADMDPRLYGEENLCSHGIDLALDTTELELTQAFSDSCRPILGICRGMQVLNVAFGGTLIQNLPTAAAHRWEEGIGDRVHTVIVSKESFLFKLYGRRFAVNSAHHQGVGRLGDSFQIAARAEEGGIEAIQSPVKKIYAVQWHPERLTLRHKRTDAVEGKKLFEFFLENF, from the coding sequence ATGAAGAAAATCTATATTTATGGAGACAGAGAAAAGCGCCAAAACTATGTAGAGGCCATTGAGGCCTGCGGTGCGCAGGTCCTGGTGTCGTTGGACACACATGAGGCTGAACACTGCGATGCTCTTCTCCTGCCCGGAGGGGCCGATATGGATCCCAGACTCTACGGCGAGGAAAATCTGTGTAGTCATGGAATAGACCTGGCTCTGGACACAACCGAACTGGAGCTGACACAGGCTTTTTCTGATAGCTGCCGGCCAATCCTTGGAATATGCCGTGGTATGCAGGTACTGAATGTAGCTTTTGGCGGTACCCTGATACAGAACCTTCCCACTGCCGCTGCACATCGTTGGGAGGAGGGTATTGGTGATCGTGTACATACAGTCATAGTGTCTAAGGAGAGCTTTCTTTTCAAATTATATGGTAGACGTTTCGCGGTTAACAGTGCCCACCACCAAGGTGTGGGGAGACTTGGTGACAGTTTTCAAATAGCTGCCCGGGCTGAGGAGGGTGGGATAGAGGCTATACAGTCGCCGGTAAAGAAAATTTATGCTGTGCAGTGGCATCCAGAGCGTTTGACATTAAGGCATAAACGCACAGATGCAGTGGAGGGAAAGAAGCTATTTGAATTTTTTTTAGAAAATTTCTAA
- a CDS encoding CD1871A family CXXC motif-containing protein, which yields MKSKAFTAVRYGLLALAIAFIVIGLLGREHIEVLQKAVKICLECIGIG from the coding sequence TTGAAAAGTAAAGCTTTCACGGCTGTCAGGTACGGCCTGCTCGCCCTGGCAATAGCGTTTATCGTCATAGGCCTTTTGGGTCGGGAGCATATCGAGGTTTTGCAAAAGGCGGTGAAAATATGCCTGGAATGCATAGGTATAGGCTAA
- a CDS encoding ABC transporter permease family protein — protein MPILAVAFLMYAVGYWNSWFAASIYLRSESKYPLQLILRNILLSTKISAKTMNLVGPEAVYQEENAVYAEGSCIVLATAPMHMLYPFIQKNFVKGHMIGAIKG, from the coding sequence ATGCCGATCCTAGCGGTAGCTTTTTTGATGTACGCCGTGGGCTATTGGAACAGCTGGTTTGCCGCCTCAATTTACCTGCGCAGCGAGAGCAAATATCCTCTACAGCTTATCCTGCGGAATATCCTGCTTTCGACAAAGATTTCCGCTAAGACCATGAACCTTGTAGGACCCGAAGCTGTTTATCAGGAGGAAAATGCAGTATATGCTGAAGGTTCCTGTATCGTGCTGGCCACCGCGCCGATGCATATGCTCTATCCCTTTATCCAGAAAAATTTTGTGAAGGGTCACATGATCGGGGCAATCAAGGGATAA
- a CDS encoding DapH/DapD/GlmU-related protein, which translates to MDLFLTSKIDATANLNGRRMAGKIDDRFGFLTLFKKCLRETKLMLYISSSPEPNEKISDWFQNTIDALEREDIRFGECVLIDGRNAWALEKLAAQADVIFLSGGHLPTQNLFFQRIGLRDILAEFDGIIVAQSAGSMNCAEVVYVCPELPGESKDPNFERFRPGLGLTDINLLPHYNDNQNLTLDGKSFYADIVCPDTFKTPIYLLTDGSYFYIHEGKAELFGEAYLFRCGKLERQKSHLEPPLAFPGSVVDNIHKTYKGVTHMTKEEARINRGVLFAPGDPELVAIKLRTHNLNVDYNMTHEDEYEKRSAILHEIIGEFDEGGRIQGPIAFHYGKHTKIGKRFFANFNFTVQDDAEVTIGDDCNFGPNVTIVTPVHPLLPGERRELYDSEGNPKHLCWAKPVHIGSDCWFGANVVVCPGVTIGHGCVIGAGSVVTRDIPPNSFAAGVPCRVIREITEADSVENFPEISEGFSAHKPE; encoded by the coding sequence TTGGATCTATTTTTAACCAGCAAGATTGACGCTACAGCCAACCTGAACGGCAGGCGTATGGCCGGAAAGATTGACGACCGTTTCGGCTTCCTGACCCTTTTTAAAAAGTGCCTGCGGGAAACGAAGCTAATGCTATACATTTCCAGCAGTCCCGAACCAAACGAAAAAATATCCGACTGGTTCCAGAATACGATAGACGCTCTGGAAAGGGAGGATATACGGTTCGGCGAATGTGTGCTGATCGATGGGCGCAACGCATGGGCGCTGGAAAAGCTGGCAGCTCAGGCAGATGTAATATTCCTATCCGGCGGACATCTCCCTACCCAAAACCTATTTTTCCAGAGGATCGGGTTAAGAGACATTCTAGCGGAATTTGACGGAATAATCGTAGCTCAAAGCGCAGGCAGCATGAACTGTGCAGAGGTTGTCTATGTCTGCCCGGAACTGCCCGGCGAGAGTAAAGATCCAAATTTTGAGCGTTTTCGTCCTGGGCTGGGGCTGACGGACATCAACCTCCTTCCACACTATAACGATAACCAAAACCTTACTCTGGACGGCAAAAGCTTCTATGCTGACATCGTATGCCCGGATACTTTCAAAACGCCTATTTACCTTCTCACTGACGGCTCATATTTTTACATACACGAGGGCAAGGCCGAACTTTTCGGTGAGGCCTATTTGTTCCGCTGTGGAAAACTTGAGCGGCAGAAAAGCCACCTGGAGCCTCCTCTTGCTTTTCCAGGCAGTGTGGTGGACAATATACATAAAACCTATAAAGGAGTTACTCATATGACAAAGGAAGAAGCCAGGATAAACAGAGGCGTACTGTTCGCCCCCGGGGACCCGGAGCTTGTGGCCATAAAGCTTCGCACCCATAACCTTAATGTGGACTACAATATGACCCATGAGGACGAGTATGAAAAGCGCTCCGCTATACTCCATGAGATTATCGGTGAGTTTGACGAGGGCGGCCGCATACAAGGGCCCATCGCCTTCCATTATGGAAAGCACACTAAGATAGGCAAGAGGTTTTTTGCCAACTTTAACTTTACCGTACAAGACGACGCAGAGGTTACCATCGGTGACGACTGCAACTTCGGCCCAAACGTCACCATCGTAACCCCGGTGCATCCCCTGCTCCCCGGTGAGCGCCGTGAGCTCTATGATTCCGAGGGCAACCCAAAGCATCTCTGTTGGGCAAAGCCTGTACATATCGGCAGCGACTGCTGGTTCGGGGCCAACGTGGTGGTCTGCCCAGGAGTCACTATCGGCCACGGCTGTGTTATCGGCGCGGGCAGCGTTGTTACCCGGGATATTCCCCCAAATTCTTTTGCAGCCGGTGTCCCCTGCCGTGTGATACGCGAGATAACAGAGGCGGACTCTGTTGAGAATTTCCCAGAAATTTCCGAGGGCTTCTCTGCCCATAAGCCTGAATAA
- a CDS encoding TlpA family protein disulfide reductase has protein sequence MKSKKAVLILLTLLMVTALILTGCSQARGEYGSFTADTLDGGTFKGGDIAAKDLTVINFWGTFCSPCIAEMPDLAAFEKSLPDNVQLITICVDAQGNEETARYLLDQAGYTGITLTAGDESFNSILNGIQAVPTTVFVGPDGSQIGEEIIGMQPDLESAYLSAINSCLKELGKGEISIEK, from the coding sequence ATGAAAAGCAAGAAAGCAGTTTTGATACTTCTGACCCTCCTTATGGTTACAGCCCTTATTCTTACCGGCTGCTCTCAGGCCAGAGGAGAGTACGGCTCGTTTACTGCCGACACTCTGGACGGCGGCACGTTTAAGGGCGGAGACATAGCGGCAAAGGACCTGACCGTCATAAACTTTTGGGGCACCTTTTGCTCCCCTTGCATTGCCGAGATGCCGGACCTTGCGGCCTTTGAAAAGTCCTTGCCGGACAATGTGCAGCTTATCACAATCTGTGTGGACGCCCAGGGAAACGAGGAGACTGCCAGATACCTGCTGGACCAGGCGGGTTATACCGGCATAACGCTTACTGCCGGTGACGAGAGCTTCAACAGTATTCTCAACGGCATACAGGCTGTGCCTACTACCGTATTTGTGGGACCTGACGGAAGTCAGATAGGGGAGGAGATCATCGGTATGCAGCCGGACCTGGAGAGCGCCTACCTGTCGGCCATAAACTCGTGCCTGAAGGAGTTGGGAAAGGGTGAGATAAGCATTGAAAAGTAA
- the gltX gene encoding glutamate--tRNA ligase, protein MSKVRTRFAPSPTGFMHVGNLRTGLYAYLTAKSQGGQFVLRIEDTDQERLVEGAVDVIYRTLDRVGLKHDEGPNIGGPYEPYVQSQRLETYRPYAEQLVREGKAYYCFCTKERLEQLHEQGFGGYDRHCRELPREEVQRLLEAGTPYVIRQKVPLTGSTTFKDAVFGEITIENKEIEDQVLIKADGYPTYNFANVIDDHLMSITHVVRGCEYLTSTPKYQMLYEALGWEQPTYIHLPLIMGRNEDGTTSKLAKRHGSTSFEGLVQDGYLPEVITNYIALLGWAPKDNQEIFSLEELVKSFSIDRISKSPAVFDYDKLNWFNGEYIKAMSSEDFRAQAMPFYKEVFGDEEKPWEVLDSILRARLTKFNEIPGLLGFFKELPDYPVDFFVNKKSKTNLENSPKMLEAAIEALEQLSAWELETIHEGMINLAQKLEVKNGTLLWPVRIAAAGTLVTPGGAMEILTLLGKEEALRRLRAGLSKLA, encoded by the coding sequence ATGAGCAAGGTAAGGACAAGATTTGCGCCCAGCCCCACAGGGTTTATGCATGTGGGCAATCTGCGCACGGGGCTCTACGCGTATCTGACCGCTAAAAGCCAGGGGGGCCAGTTCGTTCTGAGGATAGAGGACACCGACCAGGAGCGTTTGGTGGAGGGCGCGGTAGACGTTATCTACCGTACTCTTGACCGGGTAGGGCTGAAGCACGACGAGGGGCCGAATATAGGCGGGCCATATGAACCGTATGTACAGAGCCAGCGGCTGGAAACCTATAGGCCATACGCCGAGCAGCTGGTCAGGGAGGGCAAGGCATACTACTGCTTCTGCACCAAGGAGCGCCTGGAGCAGCTTCATGAGCAGGGCTTCGGCGGTTATGACCGCCACTGCCGGGAGCTCCCCCGGGAGGAGGTCCAGCGACTTCTGGAGGCTGGCACACCCTATGTTATACGACAGAAGGTGCCGCTTACCGGCTCCACCACCTTTAAGGACGCGGTGTTTGGAGAGATCACCATTGAGAACAAGGAGATAGAGGATCAGGTGCTTATAAAAGCCGACGGCTATCCCACATATAACTTTGCAAATGTGATAGACGACCACTTGATGAGCATTACCCATGTGGTGCGCGGATGCGAGTACCTAACGTCTACACCCAAGTACCAGATGCTGTATGAGGCGCTGGGATGGGAGCAGCCCACTTATATCCATCTTCCGCTCATTATGGGCCGAAACGAGGACGGCACTACCTCGAAGCTTGCAAAGCGCCACGGCTCCACCAGCTTCGAGGGGCTGGTACAGGACGGCTATCTGCCAGAGGTCATCACCAACTATATTGCGCTGCTGGGCTGGGCCCCAAAAGATAACCAGGAAATCTTCAGCCTTGAGGAGCTTGTGAAAAGCTTTTCTATTGACCGTATAAGTAAATCTCCGGCAGTGTTTGACTATGATAAGCTAAACTGGTTCAACGGTGAGTATATCAAGGCAATGAGCAGTGAAGACTTCCGTGCCCAGGCCATGCCGTTTTATAAAGAGGTCTTCGGGGACGAGGAAAAGCCCTGGGAGGTCCTGGACTCTATCCTGCGGGCGCGGCTGACGAAATTTAATGAGATACCCGGGCTTTTGGGCTTCTTCAAAGAGCTGCCCGATTACCCTGTAGACTTTTTCGTAAATAAGAAGTCCAAAACAAACCTTGAGAATTCACCAAAGATGCTTGAAGCGGCAATAGAAGCACTGGAACAGCTATCCGCATGGGAACTGGAGACTATCCATGAAGGGATGATAAATTTGGCCCAGAAGCTAGAGGTTAAGAACGGCACCCTGCTCTGGCCGGTGCGCATCGCGGCCGCAGGCACTTTGGTGACCCCGGGCGGGGCTATGGAAATACTGACACTGCTGGGCAAAGAAGAAGCACTCAGGAGACTAAGGGCCGGGCTCAGCAAGCTGGCATGA
- a CDS encoding 4Fe-4S binding protein has protein sequence MPGMHRYRLRSFKLSFQRKVQLISAVLINGYAVGFAKGKIFTGGTKAVCVPVLNCYSCPGALGACPIGSLQAVLGGASHRFPFYVLGLLMLFGVVLGRLVCGLLCPFGLVQELLHKIPSPKLKVPKKIDRPLRWLKYIVLTVMVILLPAFAVTDTGVTPPYFCKYLCPAGTLGGGIPLLTANPSLRALAGALFSWKALVLALILLACVFIPRAFCRYLCPLGAFYSLFNRFGFYQMKLDRDKCVGCKKCERVCPMAVEVTKDINSGECLRCGRCREICPTKAISSRVDIDRRQPSQKPEKM, from the coding sequence ATGCCTGGAATGCATAGGTATAGGCTAAGAAGCTTTAAGCTCAGCTTTCAGCGTAAGGTACAGCTCATCTCCGCCGTGCTGATAAACGGATACGCGGTGGGCTTTGCCAAGGGGAAAATCTTCACCGGCGGCACCAAAGCCGTCTGCGTGCCCGTGCTCAACTGCTACTCCTGCCCGGGAGCCCTGGGGGCTTGTCCCATCGGCTCCCTCCAGGCCGTTTTGGGCGGTGCGAGCCATCGGTTCCCCTTCTATGTGCTGGGCCTGTTAATGCTCTTTGGGGTGGTGCTGGGACGGTTGGTGTGCGGGTTGTTGTGCCCGTTTGGGCTTGTGCAGGAGCTGCTGCACAAGATACCTTCGCCAAAGCTCAAGGTACCGAAGAAAATTGACCGGCCCCTACGCTGGTTAAAGTATATAGTCCTGACGGTCATGGTTATACTGCTCCCGGCCTTTGCTGTCACTGACACCGGCGTGACCCCGCCATACTTCTGCAAATACCTCTGCCCGGCAGGCACCTTGGGCGGGGGCATACCTCTTTTGACGGCAAACCCGTCTCTAAGGGCGCTGGCAGGCGCGTTGTTCAGCTGGAAGGCGCTGGTGCTGGCGCTGATACTGCTGGCGTGTGTGTTTATACCCCGGGCCTTCTGTCGGTACCTTTGTCCGTTAGGAGCCTTCTACTCGCTGTTTAACCGCTTTGGCTTTTACCAGATGAAGTTGGACAGGGATAAGTGCGTGGGCTGCAAAAAATGTGAGCGGGTATGTCCCATGGCGGTGGAGGTCACCAAGGATATCAACAGCGGGGAGTGCCTCCGCTGCGGGAGGTGCCGGGAAATTTGTCCCACGAAGGCCATCAGTTCAAGGGTGGACATTGACCGGAGGCAGCCGTCCCAAAAACCTGAAAAGATGTGA
- a CDS encoding M15 family metallopeptidase, with the protein MGRTSQENVSRRPKQQQKRIKETLAAVVVIIAVLVCMSAVIISLYFAGGYEDEPVQPTAGTPIRMESGAQQATEAGQAQAASNDSGFKQLSDPFLVLVNDEVPLPEGWEVTPSFIGEESVDIRVYDQLSSMIRDAQEDGVSIWICSGYRSVEEQEIILNRDIELHMSEGMSEEEARELALRTIARPGHSEHHTGFVVDLNDVDNAFEETETYRWLSEHAEDYGFVQRYRSDKVDITGIDNESWHYRYVGVENAKKMNELNMCLEEYVQYLKDQGIA; encoded by the coding sequence GTGGGGAGGACATCACAGGAAAATGTCTCCCGCCGCCCAAAGCAGCAGCAAAAACGAATCAAGGAGACCTTGGCGGCGGTCGTGGTCATTATCGCTGTGCTTGTATGTATGTCTGCGGTAATTATATCATTATATTTTGCCGGCGGATATGAAGACGAGCCGGTACAGCCAACTGCCGGAACACCCATACGCATGGAGAGCGGAGCACAGCAGGCAACGGAGGCCGGACAGGCACAGGCGGCGTCTAATGACAGCGGCTTCAAACAGCTTTCAGATCCGTTCCTGGTTCTGGTAAACGACGAAGTTCCACTGCCGGAGGGTTGGGAGGTCACTCCCAGCTTTATCGGTGAGGAGTCTGTGGATATCCGTGTATATGACCAGTTGAGCTCAATGATACGTGACGCCCAGGAGGACGGCGTTAGCATTTGGATATGCTCAGGCTACCGCAGCGTTGAAGAACAGGAGATAATCCTAAATCGTGATATAGAGCTGCACATGAGCGAAGGGATGTCCGAGGAGGAGGCAAGGGAGCTTGCCTTGCGTACCATTGCCCGCCCGGGACACAGTGAGCACCACACGGGCTTTGTGGTGGATCTCAACGATGTTGACAACGCTTTTGAGGAGACAGAAACCTATCGGTGGCTTAGCGAGCACGCGGAGGACTACGGCTTTGTGCAGCGCTACCGCTCAGATAAGGTGGACATTACCGGCATTGACAACGAGAGTTGGCATTACCGCTATGTGGGGGTTGAGAACGCCAAAAAAATGAATGAGCTCAACATGTGCCTGGAGGAATACGTCCAGTACCTGAAGGATCAGGGAATCGCATAA
- a CDS encoding glutamine--tRNA ligase/YqeY domain fusion protein has product MSEEYKGGNTEIVSTNFIDEFVKEDIGPGGRTEGMQVHTRFPPEPNGYLHIGHAKAIYVDFGTAERFGGICNLRMDDTNPTKEDVEYVKAIKEDLHWLGYDWGDRFYYGSDFFEEMYQGAVELIEKGLAYVCELSQEQMREMRGDLTTPARSPYRDRPKEESLELFKRMRAGEFEDGRMTLRAKIDLASGNFNMRDPVIYRINHTSHHRTGDKWCIYPMYDYAHPFEDAMEHITHSLCTVEFEAHRPFYNWVVENVTLPSKPRQIEFAPLGINNTVLSKRKLRVLVEKGYVDGWDDPRMPTICGLRRRGYTPRAIRNFSERNGVSKAASTVEYAFLEYCLREDLNMTARRVMAVLHPVKLVITNYPVDKSETFTVENNPNRPEDGSREITFSRELWIEAEDFLSEPVPKYKRLYPDGPECRLKGAYIVKCTGFTADGDGNITEITAEYDPDSRGGDPADGRKVKGATLHWVDAGTAVDAEVRIYDNLFTVDNPEEGDFLDYLNPDSLEVLTGCKAEASLSGAKPGESYQFMRQGYFCADSKDNKPGRLVFNRSVKLKDGFKPGK; this is encoded by the coding sequence ATGAGCGAGGAATATAAAGGCGGGAATACGGAGATTGTCAGCACAAACTTTATAGACGAGTTTGTAAAGGAGGATATCGGGCCCGGGGGACGCACTGAGGGTATGCAGGTGCACACACGGTTTCCGCCGGAACCCAACGGCTACCTGCACATTGGCCACGCAAAGGCAATTTATGTGGACTTTGGCACAGCGGAGCGTTTCGGTGGTATCTGTAACCTGCGGATGGATGACACCAATCCCACCAAGGAGGATGTTGAGTATGTGAAGGCCATAAAGGAGGACCTTCACTGGCTTGGATACGACTGGGGGGACCGCTTCTATTACGGATCGGACTTCTTCGAGGAGATGTACCAGGGCGCTGTCGAGCTGATAGAGAAGGGCCTTGCCTATGTCTGCGAGCTCTCCCAGGAGCAGATGAGGGAAATGCGCGGGGACTTGACTACTCCCGCCAGGAGCCCTTACCGGGACCGTCCCAAGGAGGAGAGTTTGGAGCTGTTTAAACGTATGCGGGCCGGAGAGTTTGAGGACGGCCGCATGACCCTGCGGGCCAAGATAGATTTGGCCTCGGGCAACTTCAATATGCGCGACCCGGTGATATACCGCATAAATCACACCTCCCACCATAGGACCGGCGACAAGTGGTGCATTTATCCCATGTACGACTATGCCCACCCCTTTGAGGACGCTATGGAGCATATCACCCACTCGTTGTGCACCGTAGAGTTTGAAGCGCACAGGCCCTTTTATAACTGGGTGGTTGAGAACGTGACGCTGCCCTCTAAGCCCCGCCAGATTGAATTTGCGCCGCTGGGCATCAATAATACGGTGCTGAGCAAGCGCAAGCTGAGAGTGCTGGTGGAGAAGGGCTATGTTGACGGTTGGGATGACCCCCGTATGCCCACTATCTGCGGCCTGCGCCGCCGGGGATATACCCCCAGGGCCATACGCAATTTCTCAGAGAGGAACGGCGTGTCGAAGGCTGCTTCCACGGTGGAGTATGCGTTTTTGGAATACTGCCTGCGCGAGGACCTGAATATGACAGCCCGGCGGGTGATGGCAGTGCTGCACCCGGTAAAGCTGGTTATTACTAACTACCCGGTTGACAAGTCAGAGACGTTTACAGTGGAAAACAACCCCAACCGGCCCGAGGACGGCAGTAGGGAGATAACCTTCTCCAGGGAACTTTGGATAGAGGCCGAGGACTTCCTTTCGGAGCCTGTGCCCAAGTATAAACGCCTGTACCCTGATGGGCCGGAGTGCCGGCTGAAGGGGGCGTATATCGTGAAGTGCACTGGCTTTACAGCTGATGGAGACGGCAATATAACGGAGATAACCGCCGAATACGACCCGGACAGCCGGGGCGGAGATCCTGCGGACGGGCGCAAGGTAAAGGGGGCCACTTTACACTGGGTGGACGCTGGAACGGCTGTGGACGCCGAGGTGCGTATATACGATAACCTGTTTACAGTGGACAACCCGGAGGAGGGCGACTTTCTGGACTACTTGAACCCGGACTCTTTAGAGGTGCTCACAGGCTGCAAGGCTGAGGCTTCACTATCCGGGGCGAAGCCCGGCGAGAGCTACCAGTTCATGCGTCAGGGGTACTTTTGTGCGGACAGCAAGGACAATAAGCCTGGGCGCTTGGTGTTTAACCGCTCGGTAAAGCTCAAGGATGGGTTTAAGCCTGGGAAATGA
- a CDS encoding bis(5'-nucleosyl)-tetraphosphatase: protein MKLNVKMEKSCGAVIWREQESLPHVLVLQHQNGGHWAFPKGHVEGKETEEQTALREIMEETGLKVKLDPGFRRVVTFSPKPGVMKDVVYFAAQPIGGKLRRQEEEVVDLRWLTLGQALKLVTYETDRAVLRDFAQGYVFP, encoded by the coding sequence ATGAAACTGAACGTAAAGATGGAAAAATCCTGCGGCGCTGTAATCTGGCGGGAGCAGGAGAGCCTGCCCCATGTTCTGGTCCTGCAGCACCAGAACGGTGGGCACTGGGCGTTCCCAAAGGGCCATGTAGAGGGGAAGGAGACAGAGGAGCAGACGGCGCTCAGGGAAATAATGGAGGAGACCGGGCTTAAAGTTAAACTTGACCCGGGCTTTCGCAGGGTGGTGACCTTCTCCCCAAAGCCCGGGGTAATGAAGGACGTGGTATACTTTGCTGCCCAGCCCATAGGAGGGAAACTCCGGCGGCAAGAGGAGGAGGTCGTGGACCTCCGCTGGCTGACACTTGGACAGGCGCTAAAGCTTGTCACTTATGAGACGGATAGGGCCGTGCTCAGGGACTTTGCGCAGGGGTATGTTTTTCCTTGA